The Leptospira perdikensis genome includes the window CTTTTTACATCTTTTGGAATTTCCTTTGGGCCAAAGGAAACTTTCTCCACATATTCTTGGAAAGTATAAGGTTCTACAGGATCCCAAACTCCATGAACCCAATCATTTAATACAATTTGGATCAGTTCTTGGAAATAATCTCTTGTTTCCTCTTTTCCTTCTTCCCAAGCTTTTTTATAAGATTCGTATAATTTGGCAAAGTTATCATTCGCATGACGAATCTTAGCTGCAAGGCCGAGCCACATTTTGGAATCAAATTCGTCCCACGCAGAATTTACCCCCGGTTCCGGGATACAAAATTGATCCTTGGAAAAACTTTCGATGATTCCTTGTGCAGTTTGTTTTTGACGATTGAGTGTACCAGTGTAAACGGAATCAAATTCGATTCTTTGGTTTTTGAAGTATTCGCCAAGTAACCTGGCTTGTTTCCAACCATGTTCTGTGAGTTGGTCATAGTTTTTTCCGAGACGATCTGCCTGTCCATGGCGCACTAGATACAATAAAGACATTTATGTTTGGAACCTCGGGTTGGAAATACTAAGTGTTTCCTTTAATTGATTTTTTGCAAAATCCCAAACCTTACTTCCTGGTTTTACTTCGAAGCTGGAATGATTTTTTGATTGGTTGCGAATTTTTTTAGCAAATTCTTGATTCCAATCTAAAAGGAGATTGTATTTTTCTTTGCGACTCAAACTTGAAAATTTGATTTTATCGAAGTCAGTTTCTAACTTAGATACTTTTAAATTTAATTCTAAAATTCGATTCCAATCCCCTTCGAATTCAGAGGATTCGGTTTCTCTGGCAATCACTCCCAACATATTCCAAGAAACTAATGTTTTGTATGATAACAAATCATCCCCTTCCAACTTAGGAAGCAGGTCTTTCATTAAAAAGTCCTGAATGGCAGAAATGAGTTCCTTTGTTTCTGGTCTATATTGCACAATTTACTCCCATAACAATACTTAAGCGACTGCCTGTAATGTTCCGTATTTAAATAAAAAACCTTGCCCTAAATCAAAACCGGTTTTGGTGGCAATTTCCAAATCCGCCTGAGTTTCGATCCCTTCCAAAATACATTGAATTTTTTGCAATTTTGCAAATGCCAAAAACCCTTTTAAAATCTCAGAATAGTTTTTGTCGGTACGAAGTAAAGACAACCAACGCCGATCAAACTTTAAATAACTTGCACCTTCCAAAAATTCAAAACAAAACAAATTATTTTGTCCACCAATATCATCCAAGGCAAAAGGAACATTCATATGCTTTAGATGATTCATACAAAACTTTGAATCCTCAACCGAAGCATAGTCTGTGTTTTCAATCAATTCACAAACTATGTTTTTTTCTCTCTTAAAAACTGATTCCCAATGATCCGTATGAATTTCCTTACTATAAACATGGGCATCCATATTCAAAAACAATGGATATCCTTCCGGGCGATTTTCAATTTGAAAGTTTTTCAATTTTTTCTCAAAATCAAAAAAGAATCCAGGATCGTTGTGTAAAATTTGGAAAGCTCGGTCGGGTGCAATTTTTCCACTATTTGTATAAAACCGCGCCAATGCTTCATAAGCCACTGTTTTCTTTTCCAAAATAGATACGATTGGTTGGTATTCCGATGCAAAACTACCATTCCAATATATGGTTTCCAAAGATTGATATTCTTCCCAATACCTTGGTAATTGGAAAACGTCCATTCCTAAATCCAGAGTTTGTTCCATAAGAAACCCCCACTCTTTCCAGGAAAGTGCAGTAGAAGTTAGAGTCAAGATAATTGAGACTAATTCTCAATACCATTAATGGACATAATATACAGAAAATATCGATTGGGTTACAGAGATTCAATGAGTCGCATGGCTTCCCATTCCATCTCCGCCGTACGCCGACCAATGGCAGCTAGCTCAATGCCCTTGTCCTTGCCAGAAAGATGTCTCTCCGTTTGTTGTGCACTTCCAATGGCCCAACGAACATTGCCCATAATTTCCCAGAAAGTTACTTTGAAAGGATCTACTGGAATACCAGAAGTCTTTTCGTAAGCTTCATAAAAATCTTTGCGATCTCCAAAACCACCGACTTCTTTGTTTAGGCGACCGAACCTCCAGTCACGCATACACAACCAAGCAATGTCTTCATGACGATCTCCAAAGTGTGCGAATTCATAATCTAAAATTCCTTGGAGTCCTTCAGAGTTCATCATAAAATTTCCAGTGCGAAAATCTCCATGAACCAAAACAATTTCATCAATCGAAGGAGCATTGGATTCCAACCAATGTAAACATAATTCGATGGCCGGATGCGCTTCAGGCAGTTCGTCTAACGATTGTCTTAGATCGGAAATAGCAATGGATGCATAATTTTCTTTAGTGACAATTTTTAGTTTTTGTTTTAGCTCTTCATCCGAAACGGAACTAGGTTTTACTGTATGGAGTTTGGCTAAGTTTTCTGCCAGATCCTTTACCATTTGAGTTTTACGATAAACATCTAATTCTTTATCTTTGGTGATGTAACGGCCAGTGGCTTTACCTCCAATTTTTTCCATAAGAAAAAAGGGAGATCCAATGATATCGGGAGTTTCTTCCAGAAAAACAGGAGTAGGAGTTTTGACACCGGCTTTGTAAACAAGTTCAGCCACTTTGAATTCGTCTCGTTTTGACAAAGAAGAAAGTAAACTTGCACCTTTGTCAGTTCTCAAAACTAACGATTGTTTACCGGATTTAGAAACCAAGTCCAATGAATAATTGTCTTGGCAAGCCCCTCCACTTAGGTGGTGGATATGCGCGACTTTCACATCGTCTTTCCATACGGCCGATAAGTGGAGCCCCACTTTTTCCTGTAGTTCATTCATTTCCATGGCTTTCTAAAAGTCCCACTTCTCAGATACGTAGTTTCGACCAATGACCATTTTATGAACTTCCGACGGACCGTCAGCAATCCTTGCTGCTCTTGCATCCCTATAAAACAATTCGAGTGGAAGGTCTCTAGAATACCCTTTTCCTCCACAAATTTGAATCGCCATATCGATGGTATTACACAAAGATTCGCTGACTTTCCATTTTGCCATAGAAGTTTCTTGGCGAGCATCTTTTCCTGTTTTTAACAACCAGGCTGCTTTTAAAGTCAAAAGAAAGGCCATTTCAATTTCTGTGGCACGTTCTGCAAACATCCATTGGATGCCTTGATGGTCAGCGATTCTTGAACTAAAAACTTGCCTTTCTTTCGCATAACTTCGTGCAATCGATAATGCTCGCCTCGCCATTCCTGTCCAACGCATACAATGAGTTAAACGAGCAGGACCAAGTCTCTCTTGGGAAAGTCGAAAACCCTCTCCAATACGACCGAGGATCATATCTTCTGGAACTTCGACATTTTCAAAATTAAGTTCGCAGTGTCCTCCGGGTCCATGAGAGCCCATAAGTTCAATTTCTCGCACCATTGTATAACCTTTCGCATCTGTTGGCACAAGGAACATTGTGGTTTTACGGAAACTTCCATTTACCTTTGCCATCACGATCAAATACTTAGCACCATTCGCGCCAGTGCAGTACCATTTACGACCGTTGAGAATGTATTTATCTCCTTGTTTTTCAGCATTGGTTTGTAAGGTGGTTGGATCGGAACCAGCACCAGGAGCAGGTTCTGTCATAGCAAAACCGGTTCTTAAGTTACCTTTGATGAGTGGATGGAGGATAAGTTCTTTTTGTTTTTCTGTGGCCGCCAAAGAAAGCAAATGCATATTCCCTTCATCCGGTGCATCACAGTTAAATATATAAGGAGCAATAGGTGAACGACCCAGTTCACTAAAAATGATACAAGTACCAATTAAATCTAAACCCAATCCACCTTCTGATTTAGGCAGATGAGGAGTCCAAAAACCAGCAGCTTTTACTTTAGCACGCGCTTGTTGATTGATGTCTTCTGGCATTCGACCTTTTTCATAATCATAATGTTTTTCCAGAGGAACGATTTCATTTGTAATGAAGTCTTGGATGTTTTTGCGAAGTGTTTCCACTTCTTGGGGAATTTCAAAGTCCATTGATTCCCAGAATTACAAGAATCAATGAGTAACGTAAAATCTTTTTTTAATGTGATTGAAAAATAGGTCTTTCACGTTTTGAATTTCTTCTAATTTCAAAATGCAAATGTGGACCGGTCGCTCTACCTGTTTGTCCTACTTCTCCAATTTTTTGTCCCTTTTTCACTTTCTGACCAATGTTTATATTAAAATCAAAAAGATGTCCATAACGAGTTTCATAACCCAAACTATGTTTTAAGATGATTAAATTTCCATAACCACCTTGTTTGCCTTTAAAT containing:
- a CDS encoding histidine phosphatase family protein, whose translation is MSLLYLVRHGQADRLGKNYDQLTEHGWKQARLLGEYFKNQRIEFDSVYTGTLNRQKQTAQGIIESFSKDQFCIPEPGVNSAWDEFDSKMWLGLAAKIRHANDNFAKLYESYKKAWEEGKEETRDYFQELIQIVLNDWVHGVWDPVEPYTFQEYVEKVSFGPKEIPKDVKSTLVVSSSTPIAIMMGLSCKMQPVEFPVFMKSITNSSLSIFRRENDHWEPVSWNHTPHLQNPDLVTLV
- a CDS encoding EAL domain-containing protein is translated as MEQTLDLGMDVFQLPRYWEEYQSLETIYWNGSFASEYQPIVSILEKKTVAYEALARFYTNSGKIAPDRAFQILHNDPGFFFDFEKKLKNFQIENRPEGYPLFLNMDAHVYSKEIHTDHWESVFKREKNIVCELIENTDYASVEDSKFCMNHLKHMNVPFALDDIGGQNNLFCFEFLEGASYLKFDRRWLSLLRTDKNYSEILKGFLAFAKLQKIQCILEGIETQADLEIATKTGFDLGQGFLFKYGTLQAVA
- a CDS encoding phosphotransferase family protein, encoding MEMNELQEKVGLHLSAVWKDDVKVAHIHHLSGGACQDNYSLDLVSKSGKQSLVLRTDKGASLLSSLSKRDEFKVAELVYKAGVKTPTPVFLEETPDIIGSPFFLMEKIGGKATGRYITKDKELDVYRKTQMVKDLAENLAKLHTVKPSSVSDEELKQKLKIVTKENYASIAISDLRQSLDELPEAHPAIELCLHWLESNAPSIDEIVLVHGDFRTGNFMMNSEGLQGILDYEFAHFGDRHEDIAWLCMRDWRFGRLNKEVGGFGDRKDFYEAYEKTSGIPVDPFKVTFWEIMGNVRWAIGSAQQTERHLSGKDKGIELAAIGRRTAEMEWEAMRLIESL
- a CDS encoding acyl-CoA dehydrogenase family protein, whose protein sequence is MDFEIPQEVETLRKNIQDFITNEIVPLEKHYDYEKGRMPEDINQQARAKVKAAGFWTPHLPKSEGGLGLDLIGTCIIFSELGRSPIAPYIFNCDAPDEGNMHLLSLAATEKQKELILHPLIKGNLRTGFAMTEPAPGAGSDPTTLQTNAEKQGDKYILNGRKWYCTGANGAKYLIVMAKVNGSFRKTTMFLVPTDAKGYTMVREIELMGSHGPGGHCELNFENVEVPEDMILGRIGEGFRLSQERLGPARLTHCMRWTGMARRALSIARSYAKERQVFSSRIADHQGIQWMFAERATEIEMAFLLTLKAAWLLKTGKDARQETSMAKWKVSESLCNTIDMAIQICGGKGYSRDLPLELFYRDARAARIADGPSEVHKMVIGRNYVSEKWDF